One segment of Ktedonobacteraceae bacterium DNA contains the following:
- a CDS encoding PHP domain-containing protein, translating into MQHSTQQAHLTLAPDAPIDLHMHTNYSDGRWPAEQLIDYLVAEGFALVAVTDHDRVDTVAGIQQLAAQKGLPVLAGVEMSTQWHDKMGHVLCYGFDPAHNFLSDITEKIVRLQLENTLQVHEELRRKGYEFPRQAEVLAENGGELRRPADNGRLLRQHGYAPDWQTALRMIREAGFRSILADMAETVDAAHRSGAVCLIAHPGRKESSFTFYDIPLLDQLRAEVPLDGIEVYHPYHTPDIIEMYLEYVRKHDLLLSTGSDSHGIPGRMPNKHRAEISRKLLERLDVHIEP; encoded by the coding sequence TTGCAGCATTCAACCCAACAGGCACATCTTACCTTAGCACCTGACGCCCCCATTGACCTGCACATGCACACCAACTACAGCGATGGACGCTGGCCCGCCGAACAACTGATTGATTACCTGGTTGCCGAGGGGTTTGCCCTGGTAGCCGTGACCGACCATGATCGCGTCGACACAGTCGCCGGCATTCAGCAATTAGCCGCCCAGAAAGGATTGCCCGTGCTGGCCGGCGTCGAAATGAGTACGCAGTGGCACGACAAAATGGGCCATGTCCTTTGCTATGGCTTTGACCCGGCGCATAATTTCTTAAGCGACATCACCGAGAAGATTGTGCGACTGCAATTGGAGAATACCCTGCAGGTGCATGAGGAACTGCGCCGCAAAGGATACGAATTTCCGCGCCAGGCAGAGGTGCTGGCCGAAAATGGCGGCGAGCTGCGCCGCCCCGCCGATAATGGCCGCCTGCTGCGTCAACATGGCTATGCGCCAGACTGGCAAACCGCCTTACGCATGATTCGCGAGGCCGGCTTCCGTTCCATCCTGGCCGATATGGCCGAAACCGTCGACGCCGCCCATCGCAGTGGCGCCGTTTGCCTGATTGCCCATCCAGGTCGCAAGGAATCCAGCTTCACCTTCTACGATATCCCCCTGCTGGATCAGCTACGTGCCGAAGTTCCTCTCGATGGCATCGAAGTTTACCATCCCTACCACACGCCCGACATCATTGAAATGTACCTGGAATACGTGCGCAAGCACGATCTCCTGCTCAGCACAGGTTCCGACTCGCATGGCATCCCTGGGCGTATGCCGAATAAGCATCGTGCTGAGATCAGCCGCAAACTGCTGGAGCGCCTCGATGTCCATATAGAGCCTTAA
- the pstA gene encoding phosphate ABC transporter permease PstA codes for MSTQVEPITAGERASNAAMSRLLRRLHTGNNIAVGVIWAVAMLVALIFVAIIVDLVIQGFTARLGNTAVLLNPDFWGGTEFGIASEVFNTFYILILTEIFLVPIALGAAIYLVEYANQGPLVAVIRFAAETLAGVPTIVLGLFGFILFSAQFQLHISRLAGALTLLCLNFPIALRLFEQGLTAVPRDLREGSLAMGASKWRMIRTVVLPSALPGIVTGIILSAGRIIGETAAIVFTMGETNPFSGVFTLNPLIASDTLTVHIWYLKTQDIPPGVTAAEASAIAAGSAAVLVVILLVINIGARSIGRAIERRITAA; via the coding sequence ATGAGTACGCAGGTGGAACCAATCACCGCTGGGGAGCGGGCGTCGAATGCAGCGATGTCGCGCCTGCTACGCCGCCTGCATACCGGCAACAATATAGCGGTCGGCGTCATCTGGGCTGTGGCAATGCTGGTTGCGCTCATCTTCGTTGCCATCATCGTCGATCTCGTGATCCAGGGGTTTACAGCCAGATTGGGCAATACAGCCGTGCTGCTGAATCCAGATTTTTGGGGCGGGACTGAGTTTGGTATTGCCAGTGAAGTCTTCAATACCTTCTACATCCTGATCCTGACGGAGATATTCCTGGTTCCCATTGCCCTGGGAGCGGCCATTTACCTGGTCGAATATGCCAACCAGGGACCACTGGTTGCCGTCATTCGTTTTGCCGCCGAAACGCTGGCCGGTGTGCCCACGATTGTACTCGGTCTCTTCGGCTTTATCCTGTTTTCCGCGCAGTTCCAGCTACATATCAGCCGCCTGGCCGGGGCATTGACACTGCTCTGTCTCAATTTCCCTATCGCGCTGCGCCTGTTTGAGCAAGGCCTGACCGCTGTGCCGCGCGATTTGCGCGAAGGCAGCCTGGCGATGGGAGCAAGTAAGTGGCGCATGATTCGTACCGTTGTATTGCCATCCGCTTTGCCCGGCATTGTCACCGGAATCATTCTCTCGGCAGGCCGCATTATCGGTGAGACCGCGGCTATCGTCTTCACGATGGGCGAGACGAATCCTTTCAGCGGCGTCTTCACCCTGAACCCGCTCATCGCCAGCGATACACTGACAGTGCATATCTGGTACTTGAAGACCCAGGATATCCCGCCAGGGGTAACTGCCGCGGAGGCCAGCGCAATCGCGGCAGGATCCGCTGCTGTGCTTGTTGTGATCCTGTTAGTCATTAACATTGGTGCTCGGAGTATTGGCCGCGCCATTGAGCGCAGAATAACGGCTGCCTAG
- a CDS encoding transglycosylase domain-containing protein produces the protein MPEEDRSLTVKDAPKPATLPVTSRAAAAQRLNALPEKPARGVYYPVPHRKTAPTGWRTRRYIKRRHLRRSAEQYAVVERMGTQYTMLPMAFIALLIMVLVTGLMVGLTAAVEATQQRYSQQVTTLEDILPKDSLKMYDEHGTMIYQMVDQGLQTTVPLSQISQNLINAEVATEDQNFWSDPGIDITGIVRAAIADLSHGHIVSGGSTITQQLIKNNIVGNQDTILRKLQEIILAPQVTRYYSKQQIMSMYLNTTYYGEQAYGADAAAFTYFDLQDTPTRSAASQLDIAQAAMLAGIPSSPVARDPFLYPQSAAARIHQVLDLMRAQGYITSLQERLALTEASSPHFLHRGIIHNNLAPHFAAYAVNELATTLNVKPGDLARAGLVVSTTLDLPLQNQILKIAQKHIAELAQAHHMSDAAVVLIDFHNGAIRTLLGNIDPNNPQYGAFDVATQGYRQPGSSFKPFIYATAYEQGLSPGMPVMDGPFTIQMCCGLPPYSPSNYDQTYHGLITYRYALQNSFNIPAVKVLTKVGVDNALHTAEAMGITGYTGTPNYTMVLGTLGVHLLDETAAYGVFANGGVRIPPHAINTVVDVQGHLIYQFAAQGTRVISKQVAYMMTSVLSDNASRTFEFGKCSALYLYSNTQLQCYQGNPGIIRPAAVKTGTSQNFDDNWTVGYTTDFVLGVWAGNNDNSPMINVTGVDGAGPIWHDSMLLAEQGKPVTDFANPGGLVKETIHYPQGLTTTDWYIPGVSGGNWYL, from the coding sequence ATGCCAGAAGAAGATCGCTCGCTCACAGTGAAGGATGCCCCGAAACCGGCTACGTTACCCGTGACCAGCCGCGCCGCGGCAGCTCAACGGCTCAATGCGCTGCCTGAAAAACCTGCCAGGGGCGTGTATTATCCCGTTCCTCATCGCAAAACGGCTCCCACCGGCTGGCGCACGCGCCGCTATATCAAACGCAGGCACCTGCGTCGTTCCGCGGAACAATATGCCGTTGTTGAGCGCATGGGCACGCAGTACACGATGCTGCCGATGGCCTTTATCGCGCTGCTCATCATGGTGCTGGTTACGGGGCTGATGGTCGGTCTGACCGCGGCGGTTGAAGCGACGCAGCAGCGCTACTCGCAGCAGGTTACCACCCTGGAAGATATCTTGCCCAAAGATAGCCTGAAAATGTACGACGAGCATGGCACGATGATCTACCAGATGGTCGATCAGGGACTGCAGACGACCGTTCCGCTGTCGCAAATTTCGCAGAACCTGATTAACGCAGAGGTAGCGACGGAAGATCAGAATTTCTGGTCAGACCCCGGCATCGATATCACGGGCATCGTGCGCGCCGCCATCGCCGATCTCTCGCATGGTCACATCGTCTCCGGTGGCAGCACGATCACGCAGCAATTGATTAAAAACAATATTGTGGGCAACCAGGATACCATCCTGCGCAAGCTGCAAGAGATCATCCTGGCGCCGCAGGTGACGCGCTACTATAGCAAGCAGCAAATCATGTCGATGTACCTCAACACGACCTATTATGGCGAGCAGGCCTATGGCGCCGACGCGGCCGCTTTTACCTATTTTGACCTGCAAGATACGCCTACGCGAAGCGCGGCCTCCCAGCTTGACATAGCGCAGGCGGCGATGCTGGCAGGTATTCCCAGTTCGCCGGTCGCGCGCGATCCCTTTTTGTATCCCCAGTCTGCCGCGGCTCGCATTCACCAGGTGCTGGACTTAATGCGGGCGCAAGGCTACATTACGTCGTTGCAGGAACGCCTGGCGCTTACCGAGGCCAGCTCACCGCATTTCCTGCACCGCGGCATCATACATAATAACCTGGCGCCGCATTTCGCGGCTTATGCGGTAAACGAACTGGCAACCACGCTGAATGTCAAACCCGGTGACCTGGCGCGCGCGGGACTGGTCGTTTCCACAACTCTTGATCTGCCATTGCAAAACCAGATTCTGAAGATCGCGCAAAAACACATCGCCGAACTGGCACAGGCGCATCATATGTCAGATGCCGCGGTGGTGCTGATCGACTTCCACAATGGGGCGATACGCACGCTGCTGGGCAACATCGACCCCAACAACCCGCAATATGGGGCCTTCGACGTGGCAACGCAGGGCTACCGGCAGCCGGGGTCATCCTTCAAACCATTCATCTATGCGACGGCATATGAGCAGGGGCTAAGCCCGGGTATGCCGGTGATGGACGGGCCATTCACCATCCAGATGTGCTGCGGCCTGCCACCCTATTCGCCCAGCAACTACGACCAGACGTATCACGGCCTGATCACCTATCGCTACGCGCTGCAAAACTCGTTCAATATTCCGGCAGTGAAGGTTTTAACGAAAGTCGGTGTTGATAATGCGCTGCATACAGCAGAGGCGATGGGTATTACCGGCTATACGGGGACGCCGAACTATACGATGGTGCTGGGGACGCTGGGCGTTCACCTGCTGGACGAGACGGCTGCTTACGGGGTATTCGCCAACGGGGGAGTGCGCATTCCGCCGCACGCCATCAACACGGTTGTGGATGTGCAGGGCCACCTGATCTACCAGTTCGCAGCGCAGGGCACACGGGTCATCAGCAAGCAGGTGGCCTATATGATGACCAGCGTGCTGAGCGATAACGCCTCGCGCACATTCGAATTCGGCAAATGCAGCGCGCTGTACCTGTACAGCAATACGCAGTTGCAGTGTTACCAGGGCAATCCAGGGATAATACGCCCGGCGGCGGTGAAGACGGGGACCTCGCAGAACTTCGACGACAACTGGACGGTGGGCTACACGACCGATTTCGTGCTGGGCGTCTGGGCGGGCAACAACGACAACTCGCCGATGATCAACGTTACGGGCGTGGATGGAGCCGGCCCGATCTGGCACGACAGCATGCTGCTGGCCGAGCAGGGAAAACCGGTAACGGACTTTGCCAACCCAGGAGGGCTGGTAAAAGAAACTATCCATTACCCGCAGGGATTGACGACCACCGACTGGTACATTCCGGGTGTGAGCGGGGGAAACTGGTACCTGTGA
- a CDS encoding MFS transporter, with amino-acid sequence MKKRPQHFQEQPVPENDSERQTPAIMPPEQTKKGLLRAFTSLRHRNFRLYWFGQMFSLMGTSMQMIGQAWLVLQLTHSAWQLGVVGALEAFPILFFSLFAGVFADRWPKRRVMLATQTAAMIQAFVLWLLIVTGTIQIWHLYILALLLGCSSSLGRPASRAFVVEMVGREDLPNAFALYFSLSTLARIVGPGLGGIVIAAGGISILFLLNALSFLAVIIGLVLIKSSELYTQAPRGTNTSERQNTWHNLGEGLVYVWRAPAVLLLILVAGLVLLFGSNFNVVLPLFATNILHVGATGFGFLSAATGLGSLLSALWLAWGNRRPTIRGVLTGALTFAILEALFALSPLYPLSLLLIAGVGFMENAFAAQSLTALQTVTPNHLSGRVMSVQVLSFDGSLPLGYLLMGWLSGLYGPSIALLIGALLCLVVTGIGWVWRKPAEKNFAKSPDFS; translated from the coding sequence ATGAAAAAACGCCCGCAGCATTTTCAGGAGCAACCTGTTCCTGAAAATGACTCAGAACGTCAAACACCTGCAATCATGCCACCAGAGCAGACGAAAAAAGGCCTGCTGCGTGCCTTTACCTCCTTACGCCATCGCAACTTTCGCCTCTACTGGTTTGGCCAGATGTTCTCGCTCATGGGCACCTCCATGCAAATGATCGGGCAGGCCTGGCTCGTGCTGCAGCTCACCCATAGTGCCTGGCAACTCGGCGTGGTTGGGGCGCTGGAAGCGTTCCCAATCCTGTTCTTCTCCCTTTTTGCCGGCGTCTTTGCCGACCGCTGGCCCAAACGACGCGTCATGTTGGCGACCCAAACGGCGGCTATGATCCAGGCTTTTGTGCTCTGGCTCCTGATCGTCACCGGTACCATTCAGATCTGGCATCTCTATATTCTGGCGCTGTTACTGGGATGCTCAAGTAGTCTTGGCAGGCCCGCAAGCCGCGCATTCGTCGTCGAAATGGTCGGGCGCGAAGACCTGCCCAACGCCTTTGCCCTCTATTTCTCGCTCTCCACCCTGGCGCGCATTGTCGGTCCTGGCCTTGGTGGCATCGTCATCGCCGCCGGTGGAATCTCCATCCTCTTTCTGCTGAACGCCCTCAGCTTTCTGGCCGTCATTATCGGCCTGGTCTTGATCAAGAGCTCCGAACTGTATACGCAGGCACCACGTGGCACGAATACGAGCGAGCGACAGAATACCTGGCACAACCTGGGCGAAGGCCTCGTCTATGTCTGGCGAGCCCCGGCAGTGCTATTGCTCATCCTCGTCGCCGGCCTCGTCTTGCTCTTCGGCTCCAACTTCAACGTCGTACTCCCCCTCTTCGCCACAAACATCCTGCATGTCGGAGCCACCGGCTTTGGCTTCCTCTCTGCCGCCACCGGTCTTGGCTCCCTGCTTTCAGCCCTCTGGCTCGCCTGGGGCAATCGCAGACCAACCATCCGTGGCGTCTTGACCGGCGCTTTGACCTTCGCAATCCTGGAGGCACTTTTCGCCCTCTCACCCCTCTATCCCTTATCGCTGCTGCTCATCGCCGGCGTCGGCTTCATGGAGAACGCCTTTGCCGCTCAGTCTCTGACTGCTCTGCAAACCGTTACTCCCAATCACTTAAGTGGGCGTGTCATGAGCGTGCAGGTACTCTCTTTCGACGGCAGTCTTCCACTGGGATATCTCCTCATGGGCTGGCTATCTGGTCTCTACGGACCCTCCATTGCACTGCTCATTGGGGCGCTTCTCTGCCTTGTGGTCACAGGAATCGGTTGGGTGTGGCGCAAACCGGCGGAGAAGAACTTTGCGAAATCGCCAGACTTTAGCTAA
- the pstB gene encoding phosphate ABC transporter ATP-binding protein PstB → MDTRINRSSQSKPLDANAEDQNGPDTSVIAETSREVMGHFDPTRHLNLSAPKKIDVQRLDFWYGAKQALFQVSIPIREKQVTALIGPSGCGKSTFLRTLNRMNDLIPGTRTQGAATFGGLNIYGKSIDVVALRQRIGMVFQRPNPFPKSIFENVAYGLRVQGRPNKEIKETVEESLRGAALWDEVKDRLNTSALGLSGGQQQRLCIARALAVHPEVLLMDEPASALDPIATLKIEELITALAKDYTIVIVTHNMQQAARVSQFTGFFLSGKMIEYATTVDLFEHPKHKETEDYVSGRFG, encoded by the coding sequence ATGGATACTCGTATAAACAGATCGTCTCAATCAAAGCCGCTCGATGCAAATGCGGAAGATCAAAACGGGCCGGATACCAGCGTCATCGCGGAAACATCGCGCGAAGTGATGGGGCATTTTGATCCCACCAGGCATCTCAACCTCTCGGCTCCCAAAAAAATAGATGTGCAGCGCCTCGATTTCTGGTATGGCGCTAAGCAAGCCCTCTTTCAGGTCAGCATTCCTATACGCGAAAAGCAGGTCACGGCCTTGATCGGCCCTTCTGGCTGCGGCAAATCGACCTTTTTACGCACGCTCAACCGCATGAACGACCTGATCCCTGGTACACGTACCCAGGGCGCGGCAACTTTTGGCGGTCTCAATATCTATGGCAAATCAATCGATGTGGTTGCGTTACGCCAGCGCATCGGCATGGTCTTCCAGCGCCCCAATCCCTTTCCCAAGTCGATCTTCGAGAATGTGGCCTATGGCTTGCGCGTGCAGGGCAGACCAAATAAAGAGATCAAAGAGACGGTGGAAGAAAGCTTACGCGGTGCCGCCCTGTGGGATGAGGTCAAGGATCGCCTCAACACCTCGGCGCTCGGATTGTCGGGCGGGCAGCAGCAGCGCCTGTGCATTGCGCGCGCCCTGGCCGTACACCCTGAAGTGCTGCTGATGGATGAACCGGCTTCCGCGCTCGATCCCATCGCCACCCTGAAAATCGAAGAACTGATTACCGCACTGGCGAAGGATTACACCATCGTCATCGTCACGCATAACATGCAGCAGGCCGCGCGTGTCTCGCAATTCACCGGTTTCTTTCTTTCAGGCAAGATGATCGAATATGCTACCACTGTTGACCTCTTCGAGCATCCCAAACACAAAGAGACGGAAGATTATGTCAGCGGGCGATTCGGTTGA
- a CDS encoding response regulator transcription factor, producing MARKILVVDDEPVLVETIAYNLEQAGYTVITVADGASALEAARREKPDLIILDLMLPEMDGLEVCRQLRREGNTATTPIMILTAKSEEIDKVVGLEVGADDYVTKPFGRRELLARVRALLRRTDYAIPGEERGAKEISGEVPRPDRELVAGPLRIDLAGRRVYCRGQVLELQPKQFELLTYLVRNRGTVLTRDQLLHNVWGYDYAGDTRTVDVHVRWLREKLEEDPANPRLIQTVRGVGYCFRW from the coding sequence GTGGCCCGTAAAATTCTCGTCGTAGATGACGAGCCTGTGCTCGTCGAAACGATTGCTTATAACCTCGAACAGGCCGGCTACACCGTCATAACGGTAGCCGACGGCGCCAGCGCATTAGAGGCCGCGCGGCGTGAAAAGCCTGATCTCATCATACTCGATTTGATGCTGCCCGAAATGGATGGCTTAGAGGTGTGCCGCCAGCTGCGCCGCGAGGGGAATACAGCCACTACGCCGATTATGATACTGACTGCCAAAAGCGAGGAGATCGATAAAGTTGTCGGCCTCGAAGTAGGGGCCGATGACTACGTGACAAAGCCCTTTGGCCGCCGCGAGTTGCTCGCACGCGTCCGCGCCTTGCTGCGTCGTACCGATTATGCCATCCCAGGTGAAGAGCGAGGAGCAAAAGAGATTTCCGGGGAAGTACCGCGTCCTGATCGCGAACTGGTCGCCGGTCCCCTGCGTATTGACCTCGCCGGCAGGCGCGTCTATTGCCGCGGCCAGGTCTTAGAATTGCAGCCCAAGCAGTTCGAATTGCTCACCTACCTCGTGCGCAACCGCGGCACCGTGCTGACGCGCGACCAGCTGTTGCACAACGTGTGGGGCTACGATTATGCGGGCGACACCCGCACCGTCGATGTGCATGTGCGCTGGCTGCGCGAGAAGCTCGAAGAAGACCCCGCCAACCCCCGCCTCATACAAACCGTGCGCGGCGTCGGCTATTGCTTCCGCTGGTAG
- a CDS encoding phosphate ABC transporter substrate-binding protein: MTKQWRISLLLGVAIAISIIIAACGGSATGSGGSTPTTGSGNSSNCVQGSITAAGSTALMPLVQAVAQKYEAQCSGANITVQGGGSKTGLGEVEAGSIQIGDSDVFAASTQSDLVDHQVAVVTFVLDVNPDVTGVTSLTSAQILSIYTGKISNWNQVGGPNLPIVVVSRPVTSGTRATFKQYILNGTAESPAKATNLTADSSQLVLQTVEQTSGAIGYTTLGDSDNQGSKIVILNIDGNAPTPANVENNTYKFWNIEHMYTKGQPSGLAASFLTYMTGPDAQAAASDLKFLLLNQMSSSAIQAHQPSS; this comes from the coding sequence ATGACCAAACAATGGCGCATTTCACTTCTGTTAGGAGTGGCAATCGCAATCAGCATTATTATTGCAGCCTGTGGCGGCTCCGCTACCGGCAGCGGCGGCTCTACGCCCACCACAGGTTCGGGTAACTCGAGTAATTGCGTACAGGGAAGCATTACTGCTGCCGGGTCGACAGCGTTGATGCCGTTGGTACAGGCTGTGGCACAGAAATATGAAGCGCAATGCTCTGGCGCGAATATCACTGTACAGGGTGGTGGTAGTAAGACAGGCCTGGGCGAAGTTGAGGCCGGGTCTATTCAGATCGGTGACTCCGATGTCTTTGCCGCCTCGACTCAGAGCGACCTCGTTGATCACCAGGTAGCGGTTGTAACCTTTGTGCTGGACGTTAACCCGGACGTCACAGGCGTCACCAGCCTGACAAGCGCGCAGATTTTAAGCATCTATACAGGCAAAATATCGAACTGGAACCAGGTAGGTGGTCCCAATCTGCCCATCGTCGTCGTGAGCCGCCCGGTAACTTCGGGCACGCGCGCGACTTTCAAACAATACATCCTCAATGGTACCGCTGAGAGTCCCGCCAAAGCGACCAACCTGACCGCCGATAGCTCCCAGCTCGTCTTGCAGACGGTCGAACAGACCAGTGGCGCGATTGGCTACACCACGCTGGGTGATTCCGACAACCAGGGTTCAAAGATTGTCATTCTCAACATTGATGGCAATGCTCCCACGCCAGCCAATGTTGAGAACAATACCTACAAGTTCTGGAACATCGAGCACATGTATACCAAAGGCCAGCCGTCAGGACTTGCTGCCTCGTTCCTTACCTATATGACCGGTCCCGATGCTCAGGCCGCGGCAAGCGATCTGAAGTTCCTGCTTCTTAATCAGATGTCCTCGTCGGCCATCCAGGCTCACCAGCCCTCGTCCTAG
- the pstC gene encoding phosphate ABC transporter permease subunit PstC: MPRRGPLPPLPNALANVAGKGIDVQTQLELQNVRRGHLYDRIARTVFLLCAILLVIVIAGIFFFVGQNALHLFFEPGGATFPGFFGGTTWDPTGVTSDSGIPQYGASGLIIGSIVITFFSVLIATPLAIGVALFFVEVSPGWAIRFFQPLLEIFVGVPSVVIGFLGLVVLVPFMTKLVAPITGNSPVGGFGWAAAIIVLVVMIVPTIASISIDALRAVPMSVREASLALGSTRWQMMSRAVLPAALPALATAVVFGMARAIGETLAVAMVLGGSDILPSHFGLDTFFQPNTNITQAILNEFPETYGVSRDAYWMLAFVLLVISFLFICISRYFASRRVYR, translated from the coding sequence ATGCCTCGCCGCGGCCCGCTCCCGCCCCTACCGAACGCGCTGGCAAACGTAGCAGGAAAGGGAATAGATGTGCAAACACAATTGGAGTTGCAGAATGTACGAAGAGGCCATCTCTATGACCGCATCGCTCGAACCGTTTTCTTACTCTGTGCTATTCTGCTGGTTATAGTTATCGCCGGGATCTTCTTTTTTGTTGGCCAGAATGCGTTGCATCTCTTTTTTGAGCCGGGCGGAGCAACTTTCCCGGGCTTCTTTGGTGGTACCACCTGGGACCCGACCGGCGTAACCAGTGATAGTGGCATCCCTCAATATGGCGCATCAGGGCTGATCATAGGCTCGATCGTGATTACGTTCTTCTCGGTATTGATTGCTACCCCACTTGCGATTGGTGTCGCGCTCTTTTTCGTCGAGGTCAGTCCAGGATGGGCCATTAGATTCTTCCAACCTCTGCTGGAAATCTTCGTCGGCGTTCCTTCGGTGGTGATCGGTTTCCTTGGCCTCGTTGTGCTGGTGCCATTTATGACGAAGCTCGTCGCGCCCATAACCGGCAACAGCCCTGTCGGTGGTTTTGGATGGGCGGCGGCAATCATCGTGCTGGTCGTCATGATTGTACCCACGATTGCCAGTATCTCGATAGATGCTTTGCGCGCGGTACCTATGAGCGTGCGCGAGGCCAGCCTGGCGCTTGGTTCCACGCGCTGGCAAATGATGTCTAGAGCGGTGCTGCCGGCCGCGTTGCCTGCGCTGGCAACAGCAGTCGTATTCGGCATGGCCAGAGCAATCGGAGAGACGCTGGCAGTGGCAATGGTGCTGGGCGGTAGTGATATCCTGCCCTCGCACTTCGGCCTCGATACGTTCTTCCAGCCCAATACGAATATTACCCAGGCCATCCTGAACGAGTTCCCGGAAACGTATGGCGTTTCGCGCGATGCTTACTGGATGCTGGCTTTCGTCTTGCTGGTCATCTCTTTCCTTTTTATCTGCATCAGCCGCTACTTCGCCTCGAGGAGGGTTTATAGATGA